One stretch of Arachis hypogaea cultivar Tifrunner chromosome 20, arahy.Tifrunner.gnm2.J5K5, whole genome shotgun sequence DNA includes these proteins:
- the LOC112784909 gene encoding 3beta,22alpha-dihydroxysteroid 3-dehydrogenase: protein MSSFTSLLFSCAAIAAFLILLRRWRYRRLRLPPGSLGLPFIGETLQLISAYKSDNPEPFMDRRMNRYGPVFTTHVFGEPTVFLAEPEMNRFVLANEGKLFECSYPGSISNLLGKHSLLLMKGNLHKKMHSLTMSFANSSIIKDHLLVDVDRLIRLNLDSWSDRVLLMEEAKKITFELTVKQLMSFDPDEWTENLRKEYVLVIEGFFTLPFPLFSPTYRRAIKARTKVAEALTLVVRERRKGSESDGNRKKDMLGALLASGEQFSDEEIVDFMLALLVAGYETTSTIMTLAVKFLTETPLALAQLKEEHDQIRSKSKTGAPLEWSDYKSMIFTQCVVNETLRMANIIGGIFRRATTDININGYTIPKGWKVFASFRAVHLNPNHFKDARSFNPWRWQNNSEATIPVNVYTPFGGGPRLCPGYELARVVLSVFLHRFITIFSWVPAEEDKLVFFPTTRTQKRYPIIVKRREESSPCI, encoded by the exons ATGTCTTCTTTCACATCACTACTCTTCTCTTGTGCAGCCATCGCCGCCTTCCTCATCCTCCTCCGGCGGTGGCGCTACCGCCGTCTCCGTCTCCCTCCGGGGAGCCTTGGCCTCCCCTTCATCGGCGAGACTCTACAGCTCATATCAGCATACAAGAGCGACAACCCAGAACCCTTCATGGATCGAAGAATGAACCGGTACGGTCCAGTCTTCACGACTCACGTGTTCGGAGAACCGACCGTGTTTTTGGCGGAACCGGAAATGAACCGGTTCGTTCTTGCGAACGAAGGGAAGCTCTTTGAGTGCAGTTACCCCGGTTCGATATCGAACCTTTTGGGAAAGCACTCGTTGTTGCTGATGAAGGGGAATCTTCACAAGAAGATGCACTCACTAACGATGAGTTTCGCGAATTCTTCGATCATAAAGGATCATCTTTTGGTTGATGTGGACCGGCTCATACGGCTCAACTTGGATTCTTGGTCCGACCGGGTTCTTCTCATGGAAGAGGCCAAGAAG ATAACATTTGAGTTGACAGTGAAACAACTAATGAGCTTTGATCCAGATGAATGGACTGAGAATCTAAGGAAAGAGTACGTTCTTGTGATTGAAGGATTCTTCACTCTTCCATTCCCTCTCTTCTCCCCTACCTACCGTAGGGCCATCAAG GCAAGAACGAAAGTGGCGGAGGCACTAACGTTGGTAGTGAGGGAGAGAAGAAAAGGGAGTGAAAGTGATGGGAACAGAAAGAAGGACATGCTTGGGGCACTGTTGGCCTCCGGCGAGCAATTTTCCGATGAGGAAATAGTCGATTTTATGTTGGCTTTGCTCGTCGCCGGCTACGAAACCACCTCTACCATCATGACTCTTGCTGTCAAGTTCCTCACTGAGACTCCACTTGCCTTGGCTCAGCTTAAG GAAGAGCATGACCAAATCAGATCAAAGAGTAAAACAGGTGCACCACTTGAATGGTCAGATTACAAGTCAATGATCTTTACTCAATGC GTCGTGAATGAGACCTTAAGGATGGCGAACATAATTGGTGGAATATTCCGGAGAGCAACCACAGACATAAATATAAATG GTTACACAATTCCAAAGGGATGGAAGGTATTTGCATCATTTCGTGCTGTACATCTTAACCCAAACCATTTCAAAGATGCACGCAGCTTCAATCCTTGGAGATGGCAG AATAACTCAGAGGCAACGATCCCTGTAAATGTATACACACCATTTGGAGGAGGGCCAAGGCTGTGCCCTGGCTATGAGCTTGCCAGGGTTGTTCTTTCGGTCTTCCTTCACCGCTTCATCACCATCTTCAG TTGGGTCCCGGCTGAGGAAGATAAGTTGGTGTTCTTCCCTACGACTAGGACGCAGAAGAGGTATCCCATCATAGTGAAGCGTAGGGAGGAGTCAAGTCCTTGTATATAG